One Triticum dicoccoides isolate Atlit2015 ecotype Zavitan chromosome 5B, WEW_v2.0, whole genome shotgun sequence genomic window carries:
- the LOC119308688 gene encoding putative FBD-associated F-box protein At5g56390 isoform X1: MRDGLRPRRQPPPPAKETRAAGSGPNTSKKRKLAGHQHREEVPTAAVGLHIHGEVLAPPPGGPDPKSTDKPPAGGEVDGGAVDRISNLHDDNLRHIVSLLPVKDGARTQILASRWRHLWRSAPLNLDYREFPSGCLPPYIDSRIAVISHILSSHPGPGRRFCIEPCYLHAPEATVDAWLRSAALDKLQELETGSTICIDPPPASTFRFSATLCVATLGKCSLPDDIVQGLHFPLLKQLGLDSVRITEFSLHRLIAGCTPALECLLIDRCSGFRSVRINSLSLVSIGVRPECYCAIPFRELIIENTPCLERLLHLDFSIGIHVSIVSAPKLQTLGCLSDVTLPTFAESLSGISGGFRNSDKDRLPMFVFGSTVIKGPRVDKLTTAVRSVKTLAVQMGTLSLDTVIELMRCFPSLEKMYIQPRSEGENNVWRRKHRNFIRSFEIPIKTIALECYEGSKSEVDFVTFFVLNARLLELMTFHIQSHVYTEEFFAEQRRELQLEKKASKGAQFHFTVGRCVRSVWTMRHVRDLGLMDPFAC, encoded by the exons ATGCGAGATGGTCTCCGGCCGCGGCGCCAGCCGCCtccgccggccaaggagacgagggCGGCCGGTTCCGGTCCTAATACTTCCAAGAAGAGGAAGCTAGCGGGACACCAGCACCGTGAAGAGGTGCCGACGGCGGCAGTGGGCCTGCACATCCACGGAGAGGTGCTAGCGCCGCCGCCGGGGGGGCCAGATCCGAAATCGACGGACAAGCCGCCCGCCGGAGGGGAGGTAGACGGAGGAGCCGTCGACCGCATCAGCAACCTCCACGACGATAACCTCCGCCACATCGTCTCCCTCCTCCccgtcaaggacggcgcccgcacccagATCCTCGCGTCCCGGTGGCGCCACCTCTGGCGCTCCGCCCCTCTCAATCTCGACTACCGTGAGTTCCCCTCCGGCTGCTTGCCCCCTTACATCGATTCCCGCATTGCCGTCATCTCGCACATCCTTTCCTCCCACCCGGGGCCCGGCCGCCGCTTCTGCATCGAACCGTGCTACCTCCACGCCCCGGAGGCTACCGTCGACGCCTGGCTCCGGTCCGCCGCTCTGGACAAATTGCAGGAGCTTGAGACCGGCTCTACTATATGCATTGACCCGCCGCCAGCGTCCACATTCCGCTTCTCGGCCACCCTCTGTGTTGCCACCTTGGGAAAATGCAGCCTCCCTGACGACATCGTCCAAGGGCTTCACTTTCCCCTCCTTAAGCAGCTCGGGCTCGATAGTGTCCGCATCACAGAGTTCTCGTTGCACAGGTTGATTGCCGGATGCACACCTGCTCTGGAGTGCTTGCTGATCGACCGATGCTCTGGCTTCCGTAGCGTCCGGATCAACTCCCTTAGCCTTGTAAGCATCGGTGTGCGTCCAGAATGCTATTGTGCCATCCCATTTCGGGAACTCATCATCGAGAATACCCCTTGTCTTGAGAGGTTGCTCCATCTTGATTTTTCCATTGGTATCCATGTATCAATAGTCTCCGCGCCGAAGTTGCAGACCCTAGGCTGCCTTTCTGATGTCACCTTGCCTACATTTGCGGAGAGCTTAAGCGGCATTTCTGGTGGGTTTCGTAACTCAGATAAGGATCGTCTTCCCATGttcgtgtttggctccacagttattAAG GGACCACGTGTTGATAAGCTGACAACGGCAGTGCGGTCAGTCAAGACTTTAGCTGTACAGATGGGAACTCTTAGTCTGGATACAGTTATTGAGTTGATGAGATGCTTTCCATCCTTGGAGAAGATGTACATTCAG CCACGGTCAGAAGGGGAAAACAATGTATGGCGTCGTAAGCACcgcaatttcatcagaagttttgagATTCCTATAAAGACAATAGCATTGGAATGTTATGAGGGCTCCAAGTCTGAAGTTGACTTTGTCACATTCTTCGTACTGAACGCGAGACTGTTGGAGTTGATGACATTTCACATTCAGTCCCATGTTTACACGGAGGAGTTCTTTGCAGAGCAGCGCAGGGAGCTTCAGCTGGAGAAAAAGGCTTCCAAAGGTGCCCAGTTTCATTTTACAGTCGGTAGATGTGTCCGCAGTGTTTGGACTATGCGTCATGTGCGTGATTTGGGTTTAAtggatccattcgcatgttga
- the LOC119308688 gene encoding putative FBD-associated F-box protein At5g56390 isoform X2, with translation MRDGLRPRRQPPPPAKETRAAGSGPNTSKKRKLAGHQHREEVPTAAVGLHIHGEVLAPPPGGPDPKSTDKPPAGGEVDGGAVDRISNLHDDNLRHIVSLLPVKDGARTQILASRWRHLWRSAPLNLDYREFPSGCLPPYIDSRIAVISHILSSHPGPGRRFCIEPCYLHAPEATVDAWLRSAALDKLQELETGSTICIDPPPASTFRFSATLCVATLGKCSLPDDIVQGLHFPLLKQLGLDSVRITEFSLHRLIAGCTPALECLLIDRCSGFRSVRINSLSLVSIGVRPECYCAIPFRELIIENTPCLERLLHLDFSIGIHVSIVSAPKLQTLGCLSDVTLPTFAESLSGISGGFRNSDKDRLPMFVFGSTVIKGPRVDKLTTAVRSVKTLAVQMGTLSLDTVIELMRCFPSLEKMYIQVKILSTVRRGKQCMAS, from the exons ATGCGAGATGGTCTCCGGCCGCGGCGCCAGCCGCCtccgccggccaaggagacgagggCGGCCGGTTCCGGTCCTAATACTTCCAAGAAGAGGAAGCTAGCGGGACACCAGCACCGTGAAGAGGTGCCGACGGCGGCAGTGGGCCTGCACATCCACGGAGAGGTGCTAGCGCCGCCGCCGGGGGGGCCAGATCCGAAATCGACGGACAAGCCGCCCGCCGGAGGGGAGGTAGACGGAGGAGCCGTCGACCGCATCAGCAACCTCCACGACGATAACCTCCGCCACATCGTCTCCCTCCTCCccgtcaaggacggcgcccgcacccagATCCTCGCGTCCCGGTGGCGCCACCTCTGGCGCTCCGCCCCTCTCAATCTCGACTACCGTGAGTTCCCCTCCGGCTGCTTGCCCCCTTACATCGATTCCCGCATTGCCGTCATCTCGCACATCCTTTCCTCCCACCCGGGGCCCGGCCGCCGCTTCTGCATCGAACCGTGCTACCTCCACGCCCCGGAGGCTACCGTCGACGCCTGGCTCCGGTCCGCCGCTCTGGACAAATTGCAGGAGCTTGAGACCGGCTCTACTATATGCATTGACCCGCCGCCAGCGTCCACATTCCGCTTCTCGGCCACCCTCTGTGTTGCCACCTTGGGAAAATGCAGCCTCCCTGACGACATCGTCCAAGGGCTTCACTTTCCCCTCCTTAAGCAGCTCGGGCTCGATAGTGTCCGCATCACAGAGTTCTCGTTGCACAGGTTGATTGCCGGATGCACACCTGCTCTGGAGTGCTTGCTGATCGACCGATGCTCTGGCTTCCGTAGCGTCCGGATCAACTCCCTTAGCCTTGTAAGCATCGGTGTGCGTCCAGAATGCTATTGTGCCATCCCATTTCGGGAACTCATCATCGAGAATACCCCTTGTCTTGAGAGGTTGCTCCATCTTGATTTTTCCATTGGTATCCATGTATCAATAGTCTCCGCGCCGAAGTTGCAGACCCTAGGCTGCCTTTCTGATGTCACCTTGCCTACATTTGCGGAGAGCTTAAGCGGCATTTCTGGTGGGTTTCGTAACTCAGATAAGGATCGTCTTCCCATGttcgtgtttggctccacagttattAAG GGACCACGTGTTGATAAGCTGACAACGGCAGTGCGGTCAGTCAAGACTTTAGCTGTACAGATGGGAACTCTTAGTCTGGATACAGTTATTGAGTTGATGAGATGCTTTCCATCCTTGGAGAAGATGTACATTCAGGTGAAGATTCTTT CCACGGTCAGAAGGGGAAAACAATGTATGGCGTCGTAA